In one window of Methanosarcina vacuolata Z-761 DNA:
- a CDS encoding MBL fold metallo-hydrolase, with amino-acid sequence MTSSEDNRQDRESLKSKRPECEKSYNIISIPMGHSNSYLIVSAGRGVLVDAGCPGKIKNIQTALEQNNLVFRNIVLIILTHTHYDHTGCLAEIKKRSGAKVLVHASEKRCLETGITPFPKGTMWFSKIISEIGNSLMVSKSKYQPVNPDIVIGNEYDLGNYIPGAKVISTPGHTAGSISLVIENDAAFVGDTLFNVMPWSVFPPFANDIRELLESWEGLIASSCRTYFPGHGRPIPLQKLKNSYEKKTKKSKEDL; translated from the coding sequence ATGACTTCCAGCGAAGACAACCGGCAAGACCGTGAGAGCTTGAAAAGTAAAAGACCAGAATGCGAGAAGTCTTACAATATTATTAGTATCCCAATGGGGCACTCAAATTCTTATCTGATAGTTTCAGCTGGCCGGGGAGTTCTTGTGGATGCAGGATGCCCGGGCAAAATCAAAAACATTCAAACTGCTCTCGAACAGAACAACCTTGTTTTCCGGAATATAGTTCTGATCATTCTCACCCACACTCATTACGATCATACAGGCTGCCTTGCCGAAATAAAAAAACGAAGCGGAGCAAAAGTTCTGGTTCATGCATCCGAAAAAAGATGCCTGGAAACGGGCATAACTCCCTTTCCGAAAGGTACTATGTGGTTCTCAAAAATAATTTCGGAAATTGGGAACTCCTTAATGGTTTCCAAATCAAAATATCAACCTGTCAATCCTGATATAGTAATAGGGAACGAATATGACCTTGGAAACTATATCCCTGGTGCAAAAGTCATTTCCACGCCTGGCCATACTGCAGGCTCGATAAGCCTTGTGATTGAAAATGACGCTGCATTCGTAGGAGATACGCTTTTCAATGTCATGCCCTGGAGTGTATTTCCCCCTTTTGCAAACGACATCCGCGAACTTCTAGAAAGCTGGGAGGGGTTGATTGCTTCAAGTTGCAGGACATATTTCCCCGGTCATGGCAGACCCATACCTCTCCAGAAACTAAAAAACTCATACGAAAAAAAGACAAAAAAAAGTAAAGAAGACCTTTGA
- a CDS encoding MoaD/ThiS family protein, producing the protein MSRKVHITIQAGEISEQTVEVAESATYEDLLNTLDINQETVLVLNGGNAVPLDGTVSSDKLTILRVVTGG; encoded by the coding sequence GTGAGTAGAAAAGTACATATAACAATCCAGGCTGGAGAGATTTCTGAGCAGACCGTAGAAGTAGCTGAGAGCGCTACCTACGAAGACCTGCTTAATACTTTGGATATAAATCAGGAAACAGTACTTGTATTAAATGGAGGGAATGCTGTTCCCCTTGATGGAACAGTCAGTTCCGATAAACTTACAATCCTCAGAGTTGTCACAGGGGGCTGA
- a CDS encoding HEAT repeat domain-containing protein translates to MRIERLKTYLIFFTLVILQLSIFSGVNVASAASDEQDIEILIENFNAQDVNVKADSVKALVEAGETAVGPLIQALDSKDPEIRENAAITLGKIKDERAIDPLIKLLTDEEWEVESAATNALVEIGKPAVEPLIKILQDKNEDVFLQTKVIAVLAGIKDERAIQPMIQALKEETELDADLGYNLGLMGEPAVEPLIQILDDEDPRVRVRAAEALGRIGDERAIKPLTDALNDKDETVRTFAKMGLESIETQKKNTLIATYGKEREFYIEDQRREWLDQLNKICDLSRDPLEPYTYPQGPVISSGWGIENRIGVGILEGSEVNNSTLDNIYNVFDRSGKEIGVNDVPVVFNYEGFVQDDLVIEQDTAEETEENRESEELNVSEEINGAKEANETKETAKDLQSPVSIPGPGMMFVLSELLISALIVNRR, encoded by the coding sequence ATGAGGATTGAAAGGCTAAAAACTTATCTTATATTTTTCACATTGGTTATTCTCCAGTTATCTATCTTTTCTGGTGTTAATGTAGCCAGTGCTGCTTCAGATGAGCAGGATATTGAGATCTTAATTGAGAATTTCAATGCACAGGATGTAAATGTCAAAGCTGATTCCGTAAAAGCTCTGGTTGAAGCTGGAGAAACCGCAGTAGGACCTTTAATCCAGGCGCTGGATTCCAAAGACCCGGAAATCCGTGAAAACGCAGCTATTACTCTTGGTAAGATCAAAGATGAAAGAGCTATAGATCCGCTCATCAAATTGTTGACGGATGAAGAATGGGAAGTTGAAAGTGCTGCAACCAATGCTCTTGTTGAAATCGGAAAGCCTGCTGTAGAGCCCCTGATTAAGATCTTGCAGGACAAAAACGAAGATGTTTTTCTCCAGACGAAAGTTATTGCAGTCCTTGCTGGAATAAAAGATGAAAGGGCAATTCAGCCTATGATTCAGGCCTTGAAAGAAGAAACAGAACTTGATGCAGATCTGGGTTATAACCTTGGTCTTATGGGCGAACCTGCTGTAGAACCTTTGATCCAGATCCTTGACGATGAAGACCCCAGAGTTCGGGTACGTGCAGCTGAAGCCCTCGGCAGAATTGGAGATGAACGTGCGATTAAGCCTCTTACAGATGCTCTAAATGATAAGGATGAGACTGTTCGGACATTTGCAAAAATGGGGCTTGAAAGCATTGAGACTCAAAAGAAAAATACGTTAATCGCCACTTATGGAAAGGAACGCGAATTCTATATTGAAGACCAGAGACGAGAATGGCTCGATCAACTTAACAAAATCTGCGACCTTTCGAGAGATCCCTTGGAACCTTATACTTATCCCCAGGGCCCGGTTATAAGCTCAGGCTGGGGTATTGAAAACCGCATAGGAGTAGGAATTCTGGAAGGCTCGGAAGTTAATAATTCCACTCTTGATAATATTTACAATGTATTTGACCGGTCTGGAAAAGAGATTGGAGTTAATGATGTGCCTGTTGTATTTAACTATGAAGGATTTGTTCAAGATGACCTGGTAATTGAACAGGATACGGCAGAAGAAACCGAAGAAAACAGGGAAAGTGAAGAACTAAACGTAAGTGAAGAAATTAACGGAGCTAAAGAAGCTAACGA